In a single window of the Oryctolagus cuniculus chromosome 9, mOryCun1.1, whole genome shotgun sequence genome:
- the SLC6A12 gene encoding sodium- and chloride-dependent betaine transporter isoform X1 has protein sequence MDTKLAVHEDAPPLVSWVPEEGEKLEQEGEDQAKDRGQWTNKMEFVLSVAGEIIGLGNVWRFPYLCYKNGGGAFFVPYFIFFFSCGIPVFFLEVALGQYTSQGSVTAWKKICPLFQGIGLASVVIESYLNVYYIIILAWALFYLFSSFTSELPWTTCTNSWNTEYCQHALNHSGAGTGSSTENFTSPVMEFWERRVLGITAGIHDLGALRWELALCLLLAWIVCYFCIWKGVKYTGKVVYFTATFPYLMLVILLIRGVTLPGAYQGIVYYLKPDLLRLKDPQVWMDAGTQIFFSFAICQGCLTALGSYNKYHNNCYRDSIALCFLNSATSFVAGFVVFSVLGFMSQEQGVPISEVAESGPGLAFIAFPKAVTMMPLSQLWSCLFFIMLIFLGLDSQFVCMECLVTASVDMFPRQLRKSGRRELLILAIAVVCYLIGLLLVTEGGMYIFQLFDYYACSGICLLFLSVFEVVSISWVYGADRFYDNIQDMIGYRPWPLVKISWLFLTPGLCLATFLFSLSKYSPLRYNNVYVYPAWGYCVGWFLAFSSMACVPLCIVIALLKAQGSFTKRLRQLITPDPSLPQPTQQLRLDSGPGQDRRPSPAKEGLVTVEKETHL, from the exons ATGGACACAAAGCTGGCAGTCCACGAGGATGCGCCTCCCCTGGTCTCCTGGGTCCCCGAGGAGGGCGAGAAACTGGAGCAGGAAGGCGAGGACCAGGCGAAGGATCGGGGCCAATGGACCAACAAGATGGAGTTTGTGCTGTCAGTGGCCGGGGAGATCATTGGGTTGGGCAATGTCTGGAGGTTTCCTTATCTCTGCTACAAAAATGGAGGTG GAGCCTTCTTCGTCCCCTACTTTATCTTCTTCTTCAGCTGTGGCATCCCGGTGTTCTTCCTGGAGGTGGCGCTGGGTCAGTACACGAGCCAGGGGAGTGTCACAGCCTGGAAGAAGATCTGCCCTCTCTTCCAGG GCATCGGGCTGGCATCCGTGGTCATTGAGTCCTATTTGAACGTCTACTACATCATCATCCTCGCCTGGGCTCTCTTCTACCTGTTCAGCTCCTTCACCTCTGAGCTGCCCTGGACCACCTGCACCAACTCCTGGAACACAG AGTACTGCCAGCACGCTCTGAACCACTCGGGAGCCGGCACAGGGAGCTCCACTGAGAACTTCACCTCACCCGTCATGGAGTTCTGGGA GAGACGGGTGCTGGGCATCACGGCGGGCATCCATGACCTGGGCGCCCTGCGCTGGGAGCTGGCCCTGTGCCTCCTGCTCGCCTGGATCGTCTGCTACTTCTGCATCTGGAAGGGCGTCAAGTACACGGGCAAG gttgTTTATTTCACAGCCACGTTTCCCTACCTGATGCTGGTCATCCTGCTGATCCGAGGCGTGACGCTTCCTGGAGCCTACCAGGGCATCGTCTATTACTTGAAGCCGGATTTGCTGCGCCTCAAGGACCCCCAg GTGTGGATGGACGCGGGCACCCAGATCTTCTTCTCCTTCGCCATCTGCCAGGGCTGCCTGACGGCCCTGGGCAGCTACAACAAGTACCACAACAACTGCTACCG GGACTCCATCGCCCTCTGCTTCCTGAACAGCGCCACCAGCTTCGTGGCTGGGTTCGTCGTCTTCTCGGTCCTGGGCTTCATGTCCCAGGAGCAGGGGGTGCCCATTTCCGAGGTGGCCGAGTCAG GTCCTGGCCTGGCCTTCATCGCGTTCCCCAAGGCCGTGACCATGATGCCCTTGTCCCAGCTGTGGTCCTGCCTGTTCTTCATCATGCTCATATTCCTCGGGCTGGACAGTCAG TTTGTCTGCATGGAGTGCCTGGTGACAGCCTCCGTGGACATGTTCCCCAGGCAGCTGCGCAAGAGCGGGCGGCGTGAGCTCCTCATCCTGGCCATCGCAGTTGTGTGCTACCTGATAGGGCTCCTGCTGGTCACCGAG GGCGGGATGTACATCTTCCAGCTGTTCGATTACTACGCTTGCAGTGGCATATGCTTGCTCTTCCTCTCCGTGTTCGAGGTGGTCTCCATCAGCTGGGTGTACG GGGCGGATCGTTTCTATGACAACATCCAGGACATGATTGGCTACCGGCCCTGGCCCCTGGTGAAGATCTCCTGGCTGTTTCTGACCCCTGGACTTTGCCTG GCCACTTTCCTCTTCTCCTTGAGCAAGTACAGCCCTCTCCGATACAACAACGTCTACGTGTATCCCGCCTGGGGCTACTGCGTCGGCTGGTTCTTGGCGTTCTCCTCCATGGCCTGTGTCCCACTCTGCATCGTCATCGCCCTCCTGAAGGCCCAGGGTTCCTTCACGAAG
- the SLC6A12 gene encoding sodium- and chloride-dependent betaine transporter (The RefSeq protein has 3 substitutions compared to this genomic sequence), with product MDTKLAVHEDAPPLVSWVPEEGEKLEQEGEDQAKDRGQWTNKMEFVLSVAGEIIGLSNVWRFPYLCYKNGGGAFFVPYFIFFFSCGIPVFFLEVALGQYTSQGSVTAWKKICPLFQGIGLASVVIESYLNVYYIIILAWALFYLFSSFTSELPWTTCTNSWNTEYCQHALNHSGAGIGSSTENFTSPVMEFWERRVLGITAGIHDLGALRWELALCLLLAWIVCYFCIWKGVKYTGKVVYFTATFPYLMLVILLIRGVTLPGAYQGIVYYLKPDLLRLKDPQVWMDAGTQIFFSFAICQGCLTALGSYNKYHNNCYRDSIALCFLNSATSFVAGFVVFSVLGFMSQEQGVPISEVAESGPGLAFIAFPKAVTMMPLSQLWSCLFFIMLIFLGLDSQFVCMECLVTASVDMFPRQLRKSGRRELLILAIAVLCYLIGLLLVTEGGMYIFQLFDYYACSGICLLFLSVFEVVSISWVYGADRFYDNIQDMIGYRPWPLVKISWLFLTPGLCLATFLFSLSKYSPLRYNNVYVYPAWGYCVGWFLAFSSMACVPLCIVIALLKAQGSFTKRLRQLITPDPSLPQPTQQLRLDSGPGQDRRPSPAKEGLVTVEKETHL from the exons ATGGACACAAAGCTGGCAGTCCACGAGGATGCGCCTCCCCTGGTCTCCTGGGTCCCCGAGGAGGGCGAGAAACTGGAGCAGGAAGGCGAGGACCAGGCGAAGGATCGGGGCCAATGGACCAACAAGATGGAGTTTGTGCTGTCAGTGGCCGGGGAGATCATTGGGTTGGGCAATGTCTGGAGGTTTCCTTATCTCTGCTACAAAAATGGAGGTG GAGCCTTCTTCGTCCCCTACTTTATCTTCTTCTTCAGCTGTGGCATCCCGGTGTTCTTCCTGGAGGTGGCGCTGGGTCAGTACACGAGCCAGGGGAGTGTCACAGCCTGGAAGAAGATCTGCCCTCTCTTCCAGG GCATCGGGCTGGCATCCGTGGTCATTGAGTCCTATTTGAACGTCTACTACATCATCATCCTCGCCTGGGCTCTCTTCTACCTGTTCAGCTCCTTCACCTCTGAGCTGCCCTGGACCACCTGCACCAACTCCTGGAACACAG AGTACTGCCAGCACGCTCTGAACCACTCGGGAGCCGGCACAGGGAGCTCCACTGAGAACTTCACCTCACCCGTCATGGAGTTCTGGGA GAGACGGGTGCTGGGCATCACGGCGGGCATCCATGACCTGGGCGCCCTGCGCTGGGAGCTGGCCCTGTGCCTCCTGCTCGCCTGGATCGTCTGCTACTTCTGCATCTGGAAGGGCGTCAAGTACACGGGCAAG gttgTTTATTTCACAGCCACGTTTCCCTACCTGATGCTGGTCATCCTGCTGATCCGAGGCGTGACGCTTCCTGGAGCCTACCAGGGCATCGTCTATTACTTGAAGCCGGATTTGCTGCGCCTCAAGGACCCCCAg GTGTGGATGGACGCGGGCACCCAGATCTTCTTCTCCTTCGCCATCTGCCAGGGCTGCCTGACGGCCCTGGGCAGCTACAACAAGTACCACAACAACTGCTACCG GGACTCCATCGCCCTCTGCTTCCTGAACAGCGCCACCAGCTTCGTGGCTGGGTTCGTCGTCTTCTCGGTCCTGGGCTTCATGTCCCAGGAGCAGGGGGTGCCCATTTCCGAGGTGGCCGAGTCAG GTCCTGGCCTGGCCTTCATCGCGTTCCCCAAGGCCGTGACCATGATGCCCTTGTCCCAGCTGTGGTCCTGCCTGTTCTTCATCATGCTCATATTCCTCGGGCTGGACAGTCAG TTTGTCTGCATGGAGTGCCTGGTGACAGCCTCCGTGGACATGTTCCCCAGGCAGCTGCGCAAGAGCGGGCGGCGTGAGCTCCTCATCCTGGCCATCGCAGTTGTGTGCTACCTGATAGGGCTCCTGCTGGTCACCGAG GGCGGGATGTACATCTTCCAGCTGTTCGATTACTACGCTTGCAGTGGCATATGCTTGCTCTTCCTCTCCGTGTTCGAGGTGGTCTCCATCAGCTGGGTGTACG GGGCGGATCGTTTCTATGACAACATCCAGGACATGATTGGCTACCGGCCCTGGCCCCTGGTGAAGATCTCCTGGCTGTTTCTGACCCCTGGACTTTGCCTG GCCACTTTCCTCTTCTCCTTGAGCAAGTACAGCCCTCTCCGATACAACAACGTCTACGTGTATCCCGCCTGGGGCTACTGCGTCGGCTGGTTCTTGGCGTTCTCCTCCATGGCCTGTGTCCCACTCTGCATCGTCATCGCCCTCCTGAAGGCCCAGGGTTCCTTCACGAAG